The following are encoded together in the Pedobacter sp. D749 genome:
- the trmB gene encoding tRNA (guanosine(46)-N7)-methyltransferase TrmB — protein MGKDKLRRFAEIETFANVYQLEQGKALKGNWASAHFKNANPIVLELACGKGEYSVNLARLFPDKNFIGIDYKGNRIWRGAKTAIEDGIDNVAFLRIQIENLLDYFNEGEIDEIWITFPDPQPQDSREKKRLTFPAFLNRYKLVLKPGGHVNLKTDNDQLYAYTCEKVAELSLPVQKNTDHLYTSDLVDEVLSIKTYYEKKYLLHDKNINYIQFSFE, from the coding sequence TTGGGTAAAGATAAACTTAGGCGTTTTGCAGAAATCGAAACATTTGCAAACGTATATCAATTAGAACAAGGAAAAGCTTTAAAGGGAAACTGGGCTTCAGCACATTTTAAAAATGCGAATCCCATTGTGCTCGAATTGGCATGTGGAAAAGGAGAATATTCGGTAAATCTGGCAAGGTTGTTTCCGGATAAGAATTTCATCGGCATTGATTATAAAGGTAACCGCATTTGGCGCGGGGCCAAAACAGCTATTGAAGACGGGATCGATAATGTGGCTTTTTTAAGGATACAGATTGAAAATTTGTTGGATTACTTTAACGAAGGAGAAATTGATGAGATCTGGATTACCTTTCCTGATCCGCAACCACAGGATAGCCGTGAGAAAAAACGTTTAACTTTCCCCGCATTCTTAAACCGGTATAAACTTGTTTTAAAACCAGGTGGTCATGTTAATCTGAAAACAGATAACGACCAACTGTATGCTTACACCTGCGAAAAGGTTGCAGAATTAAGTTTACCTGTACAAAAAAATACCGATCATTTATATACTTCAGATCTGGTTGATGAAGTATTGTCGATCAAAACCTATTACGAGAAAAAATACTTGTTACACGATAAGAATATTAATTATATTCAATTTTCTTTTGAATAA
- a CDS encoding GDP-L-fucose synthase, which yields MKKNAKIYVAGHRGMVGSAIYRKLQKEGYENIITKTSAELDLRNQQAVTDFFASEKPDYVFLAAAKVGGIVANNTYRADFLYENLAIQNNVIHNAYVTGVKKLMFLGSSCIYPKMAPQPLKEDYLLTGTLEHTNEPYAIAKIAGIKMCDAYRDQYGCNFISVMPTNLYGFNDNYHPQNSHVLPALIRKVHEAKANNEKEIVVWGSGSPMREFLFADDLADACYFLMQNYNEPHLINVGTGQDLTIKDLALLIKDVLGFEGELVFDATKPDGTPRKLMDVSKLHNLGWKHKIELKEGIALAYQDFESRY from the coding sequence GTGAAAAAAAACGCTAAAATATATGTTGCAGGTCATCGTGGTATGGTGGGTTCGGCCATTTACCGTAAACTGCAAAAAGAAGGTTACGAAAATATCATCACCAAAACTTCAGCCGAACTTGACCTGCGCAACCAACAGGCAGTCACTGATTTCTTTGCGAGTGAAAAGCCAGATTATGTGTTTCTTGCTGCAGCAAAGGTTGGTGGCATTGTAGCCAATAATACATACAGGGCCGATTTTCTCTACGAAAATTTAGCCATACAAAATAACGTGATCCATAATGCTTATGTAACCGGCGTTAAGAAACTAATGTTCCTGGGGTCGAGCTGTATTTACCCTAAAATGGCTCCACAACCATTAAAAGAAGATTATCTTTTAACCGGAACTTTAGAACACACCAACGAACCTTATGCCATTGCAAAAATTGCAGGGATCAAAATGTGCGATGCTTACCGCGATCAGTATGGATGCAATTTCATCTCAGTGATGCCCACAAATTTATATGGTTTTAATGATAACTATCATCCTCAAAATTCGCATGTTTTACCAGCTCTGATCCGTAAGGTACACGAGGCAAAAGCGAACAACGAAAAGGAAATTGTTGTTTGGGGGTCCGGATCGCCTATGCGCGAATTTTTGTTTGCAGACGACCTGGCAGATGCCTGTTATTTCCTGATGCAAAACTATAACGAACCGCACCTGATTAACGTGGGAACCGGACAAGATTTAACCATTAAAGACCTCGCTTTATTAATCAAAGATGTATTGGGCTTTGAAGGCGAATTGGTATTCGATGCCACTAAGCCGGATGGAACACCACGCAAGTTGATGGACGTAAGCAAACTCCATAACCTGGGCTGGAAACATAAAATTGAGCTTAAAGAAGGTATTGCCCTGGCTTATCAGGATTTCGAAAGCAGATATTAA
- a CDS encoding hydrogen peroxide-inducible genes activator, which translates to MTLVQLEYIVAVDTYRSFVTAADKCFVTQPTLSMQVQKLEELISVKIFDRSKQPVSPTEIGAQIIAQARIILQESGKIKELISSQQQDVLGELRIGVIPTVAPYLLPEVISAMLDKYPELKLLIWEYTTEDIIHHLKTGVLDCGILATPLTDPNITEIPLYYENFVSYISKNSKLYRKKAVDAEDLNEENIWLLNEGHCMRNQVLNICRSTKNNRLQGLEYNTGSVETLVRMVDLNGGATLLPELAITELNAKQINKVRHFKSPEPVREISLVTHKNFIKKRMLNALKDEILEIIPKAMKQKKKKDVVGI; encoded by the coding sequence ATGACTTTAGTTCAACTAGAATATATCGTTGCTGTAGATACTTACAGAAGTTTTGTTACCGCTGCTGATAAATGTTTTGTAACGCAACCTACTTTAAGTATGCAGGTGCAAAAACTGGAAGAATTAATTAGTGTTAAAATTTTCGATAGGAGCAAACAACCCGTAAGTCCGACCGAAATCGGCGCCCAGATTATTGCTCAAGCCAGGATTATTTTACAGGAAAGTGGAAAAATAAAAGAACTGATCAGCAGTCAGCAGCAGGATGTTTTAGGAGAATTAAGAATAGGCGTAATCCCAACTGTTGCACCTTACCTGCTTCCCGAAGTGATTTCGGCCATGTTAGATAAGTATCCTGAATTAAAACTTTTAATCTGGGAATATACCACCGAAGATATTATTCATCACCTAAAAACAGGAGTACTCGATTGTGGTATTTTAGCCACCCCACTTACCGACCCAAACATTACTGAAATCCCATTATATTACGAAAACTTTGTAAGCTACATCAGCAAAAACAGCAAACTCTATAGAAAGAAGGCCGTAGATGCTGAAGATCTGAACGAAGAAAACATCTGGCTCTTAAACGAAGGCCATTGCATGCGTAATCAGGTATTAAACATTTGCCGCTCCACAAAAAACAACAGGTTACAAGGGTTGGAGTATAATACAGGTAGTGTAGAAACCCTGGTGCGTATGGTTGATTTAAATGGAGGGGCAACACTATTGCCCGAGCTAGCTATAACAGAATTAAATGCAAAGCAGATCAACAAGGTTCGTCATTTTAAATCGCCTGAACCTGTACGTGAGATCAGTCTGGTAACACATAAAAACTTCATTAAAAAACGGATGCTTAATGCTTTAAAAGATGAGATTTTAGAAATTATCCCAAAAGCAATGAAGCAAAAAAAGAAAAAGGATGTTGTTGGGATTTAG